One window of the Athene noctua chromosome 5, bAthNoc1.hap1.1, whole genome shotgun sequence genome contains the following:
- the MSMB gene encoding beta-microseminoprotein — MKSFLAFLVAMGIVVTLGDAYCFSKLNKPGETDKGCMLDGKLYPFGEIPRTENCFRCSCKQDAMRCCSLFHTPIGYDKENCKVVFNKKSCNYDVVLKSDPLKECAVYSRVG, encoded by the exons ATG AAGAGCTTTCTGGCTTTCCTTGTTGCAATGGGCATTGTTGTGACACTGGGTGATGCATACTGCTTTTCTAAACTGAACAAGCCAGGGGAGACTGACAAAG GCTGTATGCTGGATGGAAAACTATACCCCTTTGGAGAGATCCCAAGGACAGAAAATTGTTTCAGATGCAGCTGCAAGCAAGATGCAATGCGTTGCTGCTccct CTTTCATACTCCTATTGGTTATGACAAAGAGAACTGTAAAGTAGTTTTCAACAAGAAAAGCTGTAACTATGACGTGGTGCTGAAGAGTGACCCCTTAAAGGAGTGTGCTGTTTATTCTCGTGTGGGCTAA
- the LOC141961177 gene encoding beta-microseminoprotein-like: MSEKTILACLLVLAVTLPVSNASCFIELLNSENSNTEGCLDSKKELHKFGSKWRTEDCFDCYCSKDGIDCCTAFARPVGYDEEKCVNIFNKETCTYKTVEKDDHSKECPVHEWVG; the protein is encoded by the exons ATGAGTGAG AAGACCATCTTGGCCTGCCTTCTTGTTCTTGCTGTTACCTTGCCAGTGTCCAATGCTTCCTGCTTCATTGAGCTATTGAATTCAGAGAATTCAAACACTGAAG GCTGCCTTGACTCAAAAAAAGAGCTGCATAAATTTGGTTCTAAGTGGAGGACCGAAGACTGCTTTGACTGCTATTGTTCCAAGGATGGAATTGACTGTTGCACCGC CTTTGCAAGACCAGTTGGCTATGATGAAGAGAAGTGTGTAAACATTTTCAACAAGGAGACCTGCACTTATAAAACAGTGGAGAAAGATGATCACTCAAAAGAATGCCCAGTCCATGAGTGGGTGGGCTAA
- the ELOB gene encoding LOW QUALITY PROTEIN: elongin-B (The sequence of the model RefSeq protein was modified relative to this genomic sequence to represent the inferred CDS: inserted 4 bases in 2 codons; substituted 2 bases at 2 genomic stop codons): protein MDVYLMICHHKTTSFTEAKDDSXVHELKKVVEGILKRPLEEQRLYKDNQLLDDXITGLCXTGLSSQSCRPHVPAMVGLALFXPSNGTFEPLHIDPFSSTPELPDVMKSQESGNSSSKRALC, encoded by the exons ATGGATGTCTACCTGATGATTTGCCACCACAAGACAACAAGCTTCACTGAGGCCAAAGACGACAG TGTGCATGAGTTGAAAAAGGTGGTGGAGGGAATACTGAAGAGgccactggaggagcagaggctCTACAAAGATAACCAGCTACTGGATGA GATCACAGGACTCTGCTAGACTGGCTTAAGCAGCCAAAGCTGTCGTCCTCATGTTCCTGCCATGGTGGGCTTGGCTTTATTCTGACCTAGCAATGGCACCTTTGAACCATTGCACATTGACCCCTTCTCAAGCACCCCAGAGCTACCTGATGTTATGAAGTCACAGGAGTCTGGTAACAGCTCTAGTAAAAGAGCTTTGTGTTAA